Genomic window (Deltaproteobacteria bacterium):
ACTCCGTTCGGGAATCCTTCACGTACTCGCCGCCACGTTGGGTCAGGCCGACAATGTAACCAATGTTGACAATCGCACCGTCGAAGGTGAACGTCTTGTCAACTTGGGCCTCCAACAAGTCCGCCTCCGTCGCACACTGTATGTGGTACGCCAAGCTTTCCTCGTCCGTGTCGGGAAACACGGTCGCCAAGGTCTCCAGGGTTTCGTTCGCTGGCCAGCCCACCTTGTGGCTGGCGAAGTGTTCAAGGATGCGCCGCGTAAGGTGAACGTCCTCAATCATTCTCCAGCACCTCCCTCCGCGTACAAACGGACGCTGTTAACAGACGAATGGCCAAGGGTCAACGGCCGTCTCAGCTTGCGATACAGTTGGCGGTTGACTTGACCGGATCGTTGGCGAAATGGGCATGGCGGGCCGTGGTCTGGACCTTATTGTATTGTGACCGAGCAGCTTCCTGATCGTATACCAAACCCTCGCCGACCGACAAGCCGCCGCTGGTGAAACTGTACATCAAGTCATGGGGTCGCGGATTCCCGATTCCGGCACCCTCTCACCCTGGACCGGAGACAAGCCTCCAGCGCGCACGTGAGACCCTGACAGTCAGTGCAAGCTCAACCTCGGGCCAGTTCGTCGATCCGGTCGGCGACCTTCTGCGCCGCGTCGCGGAGCTGGTCCATGGTCCAGTCCGCGGCGTAGCCCTCGGTCACGTCCTGGGGCCGGGCATGGTTGACCAAGCGCTTGGTGAGGCTGGTGGGGAGCATCAGCTCGCGGTCGGCCACGGTGATGAAGCAGTTGCGTAGCGCGTGGAACCAGAACCTCGCCCCGCCCGCCTCGCCGATGCGCGCGTTCAGGTGCTGCATCCCTTCCAGATGCCCGGTCCTGCTGATCTCGGAGGGGAACACCCAGGCGCGGCTCTTCTCCGGGAAGGCGCCGCGCGCGGCGCGGCGGCCATCGAGGATTTCGGTGAGCTGGCGGGTGAGGGGGAACTCCAACGGCTCGCCGGTCTTGGTCTCCTCCACGCGCAGGGCGCACGCGTCGAGGTCCACCTGCGTCCAGCCGAGCCCGAAGACCTCGGCCCGGCGCATGCCGGTATAGAGCCCGAAGAGGAAGGCGTCGCGGG
Coding sequences:
- a CDS encoding DUF2513 domain-containing protein, coding for MIEDVHLTRRILEHFASHKVGWPANETLETLATVFPDTDEESLAYHIQCATEADLLEAQVDKTFTFDGAIVNIGYIVGLTQRGGEYVKDSRTEYWQKAFDHLKGAGISATTDRLKDAMARLISVVIGNLG